A portion of the Barnesiella propionica genome contains these proteins:
- a CDS encoding endonuclease VIII, translated as MIEAPEALILAMQLNETVRGKTINYVIAAQTPHKFTWYHDSPESYPDKLTGKIVGNCTAFGGMVEINISPDTTLLFCDGANLRYYSPGEILPGKHQLLIGFSDESCLIVSVRMYGGLFCFTGNKLEGNFSNYYLAARAKPQVMSETFDLSYFLKLINEDRAQNKTAKAFLATEQTIPGLGNGVLQDILYIARIHPKTKIKELGEDQKKYLFFCIKKILQDIYISNGRNCETDIFGQKGKYIPFLSKDTAGTSCKNCGEHIRKENYMGGSIYYCPECQPLSN; from the coding sequence ATGATAGAAGCACCTGAAGCCCTTATTTTAGCTATGCAATTAAATGAGACCGTCCGAGGTAAAACCATTAACTACGTAATTGCTGCACAAACACCGCACAAATTCACCTGGTATCATGACAGTCCTGAAAGTTATCCGGATAAACTAACAGGAAAGATTGTAGGGAACTGTACCGCATTCGGTGGAATGGTAGAAATAAATATTTCTCCCGATACTACTTTATTGTTCTGCGACGGAGCCAATCTGAGATATTATTCCCCGGGAGAAATACTGCCCGGCAAGCACCAGCTTCTCATCGGATTTTCCGACGAAAGCTGCTTGATCGTATCCGTCCGTATGTATGGCGGATTGTTCTGTTTTACAGGAAACAAATTAGAAGGTAATTTCAGTAACTATTACCTGGCAGCACGGGCTAAACCTCAAGTTATGTCCGAAACATTCGATTTATCCTACTTTTTAAAACTTATCAACGAAGACCGCGCCCAAAATAAAACGGCGAAAGCATTTCTGGCAACAGAACAAACCATACCGGGCTTAGGGAACGGAGTATTGCAAGATATTCTTTACATTGCCCGTATACATCCCAAAACTAAAATAAAAGAACTCGGCGAAGATCAAAAAAAATATCTGTTCTTCTGCATTAAAAAAATATTACAGGATATTTATATATCCAATGGAAGAAATTGTGAAACCGACATATTCGGACAAAAGGGAAAATATATACCCTTTCTCTCAAAAGATACAGCAGGAACATCCTGCAAAAATTGCGGAGAGCACATCCGCAAAGAAAATTATATGGGAGGAAGTATTTACTATTGTCCGGAATGTCAGCCCCTATCCAATTAA
- a CDS encoding TPR end-of-group domain-containing protein, translated as MKRLLIIICLVSLFISGIAQNKSEDIPVLFKQTFKEVADARKQGNYKQGEKLWFRLLKKYNSLPEDIKNKYKWTEANIYYNLACLHSLLNKDKEAITTLRKAIDSGWSGYNGCSGYNWILKDSDFDNMRQNKEFQSLIQSLKEMYDYPYILSQSGKYTSENTDSLPAFTYMNPNDSNLVRIREYFNLDSIAGCGDEISKIKNLLLWVHNIVPHDGNSYNPKEKNTIAIVNLCKAENRGVNCRMLAQMLNECYLAMGFKSRYVTCNPKVYINDCHVINAVYSNTLDKWLWMDPTNNAYVMDENGNLLGIAEVRERLRKNLPLVLNEDANWNNKEKQTKESYLDSYMAKNLYYVSCITTSEYNAETNYEGKKARIYIDLVPSGFVPDKKLRGQYQTSNPSYFWQSPYQN; from the coding sequence ATGAAACGACTACTTATCATCATCTGCCTGGTCTCTTTATTTATTTCCGGAATAGCACAAAATAAATCAGAAGACATCCCGGTTCTGTTCAAACAAACATTTAAAGAAGTCGCCGATGCACGAAAGCAAGGCAACTACAAACAAGGTGAAAAACTATGGTTCCGGCTTTTGAAAAAATACAATTCCTTGCCCGAAGACATAAAGAACAAATATAAATGGACCGAAGCCAATATATATTATAATCTGGCTTGTCTTCATTCCCTGCTGAATAAAGACAAAGAAGCCATCACCACATTACGTAAAGCGATTGATTCCGGCTGGTCCGGTTACAACGGCTGTTCCGGTTACAACTGGATACTTAAAGACAGCGATTTCGATAATATGAGACAAAATAAAGAATTCCAGTCGCTCATCCAGTCACTAAAGGAAATGTACGACTATCCATATATATTGTCACAATCCGGGAAATATACTTCAGAAAACACAGACTCCCTTCCGGCTTTCACCTATATGAATCCGAACGACAGTAATCTGGTACGTATAAGAGAATACTTCAACCTGGACAGTATTGCCGGATGCGGAGATGAAATATCAAAAATAAAGAACCTTCTGTTATGGGTACACAATATTGTACCGCATGACGGGAATTCATATAACCCGAAAGAAAAGAACACGATAGCCATTGTAAACTTATGCAAAGCAGAAAACAGAGGAGTAAACTGCCGCATGCTGGCCCAGATGCTAAATGAATGTTATCTGGCTATGGGATTCAAGTCCCGTTACGTTACTTGCAACCCCAAAGTTTATATAAATGATTGCCACGTAATAAATGCGGTTTATTCCAATACTCTCGATAAATGGCTATGGATGGATCCTACAAACAACGCCTATGTCATGGACGAAAACGGTAATTTACTGGGAATAGCAGAAGTACGGGAACGTTTACGCAAGAATCTGCCTCTGGTTCTGAACGAAGACGCTAACTGGAACAATAAAGAGAAACAGACAAAAGAATCTTATCTCGATTCTTATATGGCAAAAAACCTCTATTATGTTAGTTGCATAACAACGAGCGAATATAATGCGGAAACAAACTACGAAGGAAAAAAAGCACGCATATACATCGATCTTGTCCCGTCCGGTTTTGTTCCTGACAAGAAACTACGGGGACAATATCAAACCAGCAACCCTTCTTACTTCTGGCAATCTCCCTATCAAAACTAA
- a CDS encoding GNAT family N-acetyltransferase → MEARKAGLPDIPLIHRLAGIVFYDTYKDILSCEQLDYMYDMMYSSESLLRQMEEEHHIYFIAYHEGEPCGYVSVERQGESLFHLQKIYVMPASQGKGAGRFLMERAFAYIKEIMKGRLCTVELNVNRENKARFFYEKLGYRIVRSGDFPIGGGFYMNDYVMAIEL, encoded by the coding sequence ATGGAAGCGAGAAAGGCCGGCTTGCCAGATATACCTTTAATCCATAGATTGGCGGGCATCGTTTTTTATGATACATATAAGGATATATTATCTTGTGAACAGCTTGATTATATGTATGATATGATGTACTCTTCTGAATCTCTCCTCCGGCAAATGGAGGAGGAACACCATATCTATTTTATTGCTTATCATGAAGGTGAGCCCTGCGGTTATGTTTCGGTAGAAAGACAAGGAGAATCCCTTTTTCATTTACAAAAGATTTATGTTATGCCGGCGTCTCAGGGAAAAGGAGCCGGACGCTTTCTTATGGAACGGGCGTTTGCTTACATAAAAGAGATCATGAAAGGTCGTCTTTGCACTGTAGAACTGAATGTGAACCGTGAGAACAAAGCTCGTTTTTTTTATGAGAAACTCGGCTACCGGATTGTGCGTAGCGGTGATTTTCCAATAGGTGGCGGTTTTTATATGAACGATTATGTTATGGCTATCGAGTTATAA
- a CDS encoding zinc metallopeptidase, with amino-acid sequence MGIYIIFIAFAILSFVVQKMLQSKFEHYSQVAIPYGMTGKDVAEKMLRDNGINNVQVTQVEGHLTDHYNPANHTVNLSKEVYYGNNVAAAAVAAHECGHAVQHAKAYAFLKMRSNLVPVVSFASHWMQWILLIGIFTVQSYPQILLVGIVLFALTTLFSFVTLPVEINASSRALAWLSHAGITDVNTYGKAKDALKWAAYTYVVAALSSLATLVYYILIFLGGRRND; translated from the coding sequence ATGGGAATTTATATTATATTTATTGCATTTGCTATCCTAAGCTTTGTTGTTCAAAAGATGCTTCAAAGCAAGTTTGAACATTATTCTCAAGTGGCTATTCCTTACGGTATGACAGGAAAGGATGTTGCTGAAAAAATGCTTCGTGATAACGGTATCAATAACGTACAGGTAACTCAGGTCGAGGGACATCTTACCGATCATTATAATCCGGCTAACCATACGGTAAATTTAAGTAAAGAGGTCTATTACGGTAATAATGTGGCTGCGGCTGCTGTAGCCGCCCATGAATGCGGCCATGCCGTGCAGCATGCAAAAGCTTATGCTTTTTTGAAGATGCGTTCTAATCTGGTTCCGGTAGTGAGTTTTGCATCGCACTGGATGCAGTGGATATTACTTATAGGTATTTTTACTGTACAGAGTTATCCCCAAATATTATTAGTCGGTATAGTTCTTTTCGCCTTGACGACATTATTCAGTTTTGTGACTTTGCCGGTCGAGATAAATGCCAGCAGCCGGGCTTTGGCGTGGCTGAGCCATGCAGGGATTACCGATGTGAATACGTACGGCAAAGCAAAAGATGCTCTTAAATGGGCTGCTTATACTTACGTGGTGGCTGCATTGAGTTCGCTGGCTACTCTGGTGTATTATATCCTGATATTTTTAGGGGGAAGAAGAAACGACTAA
- a CDS encoding FkbM family methyltransferase: MKIRALIDTILYKLKSKKNARSFRKRAERIRKEILNYYSQNLCGEKDIENAVEYLKTHPLTILPGNFAHKYNYQDIEVFTDESNGLRYVFHKNKRLYFKRSYNIRTIQYLYSGLLAEQDKESPHCYTDEAFRIQTNDILFDIGSAEGIFPLSHIEEIKKAVLFERDLEWTEALEATFRPWKEKVEIISRYVSDEDNAENIKIDSFISRYSYTPHFIKIDVEGAELKVLKGMEYTIKSLHPRIAVCTYHKPDDFRELSNHLTASGYTITPSQGVMIFFKAQEDIRAPYFRKGLIRAFKKQILPS; the protein is encoded by the coding sequence ATGAAAATCCGGGCCCTGATCGATACTATATTATATAAACTTAAATCGAAAAAAAACGCAAGGTCTTTCCGAAAAAGAGCAGAACGCATCCGCAAAGAAATTTTAAATTATTACAGCCAGAATCTCTGCGGAGAAAAAGATATAGAGAATGCCGTAGAGTATTTGAAAACACACCCTCTTACCATATTACCCGGTAACTTTGCACACAAATATAATTATCAGGATATAGAGGTATTTACCGATGAATCTAACGGACTGAGATATGTGTTTCACAAAAACAAAAGGTTATATTTCAAACGTTCTTATAATATTCGCACCATCCAATACCTATATAGCGGACTGCTGGCGGAACAGGATAAAGAATCTCCTCATTGCTATACCGATGAGGCGTTTCGTATTCAGACAAACGATATCTTGTTCGATATCGGTTCTGCAGAAGGTATTTTTCCTTTAAGCCATATTGAGGAAATTAAAAAAGCCGTTTTGTTCGAAAGAGATCTGGAATGGACCGAAGCCCTGGAAGCAACTTTCAGGCCTTGGAAAGAAAAAGTCGAAATCATATCCCGTTATGTCTCCGACGAAGACAATGCGGAAAATATAAAAATAGATTCTTTTATCTCCCGATATTCTTATACTCCCCATTTTATTAAAATAGATGTTGAAGGAGCCGAACTGAAAGTCCTGAAAGGAATGGAATATACCATAAAATCGTTACACCCCAGAATAGCCGTATGTACTTACCATAAACCGGATGATTTCCGGGAACTCTCAAACCATCTCACGGCGTCCGGATATACCATAACTCCGTCGCAGGGGGTTATGATATTTTTCAAAGCTCAGGAAGACATCCGGGCCCCTTATTTCAGAAAAGGTTTGATCAGGGCTTTTAAGAAACAAATACTTCCGTCATAA
- a CDS encoding calcium/sodium antiporter, with product MLNITFIIIGLALLLFGANILTDGASAVAKRFHLSEFVIGLTIVALGTSAPELIVSVLSAIEGQGDVAIGNILGSNLFNILIILGVTSLIMPLNVESNTLKKDIPFGLLSAVVLGICACDMLFESGADGVISHSEGWLLLCFFGIFMAYTILSAKTGQPGPEPSPDKKKEKPLWLNIAMIAGGLTGLIFGGELFLKHAAMLARTLGVSESVIAITLMAGGTSLPELVSCIVAALRGKPQMALGNVIGSNIANIFLILGISASITPLSLGNILPSDMLVLIGASLLLFITAFTFKKRQIDRIEGILFILLYIGYIYWLLKR from the coding sequence ATCTTAAATATTACCTTTATCATAATTGGCCTGGCTCTGCTGTTATTCGGAGCAAACATACTTACCGACGGGGCCTCCGCTGTCGCCAAGCGATTTCACTTGTCCGAATTCGTGATAGGTCTGACTATTGTAGCTCTGGGAACCTCCGCACCCGAACTTATCGTCAGCGTACTATCCGCAATTGAAGGGCAAGGAGATGTTGCCATAGGCAATATTTTAGGATCTAATTTATTCAATATTCTTATCATACTGGGGGTCACTTCACTCATAATGCCCTTAAACGTAGAAAGTAATACATTAAAGAAAGATATTCCTTTCGGGCTGCTATCCGCCGTAGTCTTAGGAATTTGTGCCTGCGACATGCTTTTCGAATCCGGCGCCGATGGAGTAATAAGTCATAGTGAAGGTTGGTTACTTCTCTGCTTTTTCGGCATATTCATGGCTTATACCATCCTATCTGCCAAAACCGGCCAGCCCGGTCCGGAACCCTCTCCGGATAAAAAAAAAGAAAAACCTTTATGGCTAAACATCGCCATGATTGCCGGAGGTCTGACCGGATTGATATTCGGAGGCGAACTTTTCTTAAAACATGCTGCTATGCTAGCCCGTACACTCGGAGTAAGCGAATCGGTCATCGCCATTACCCTGATGGCAGGAGGAACCTCACTCCCCGAACTGGTCTCCTGTATAGTAGCCGCCTTAAGAGGGAAACCGCAAATGGCCCTGGGAAATGTCATAGGTTCCAATATAGCTAATATATTCTTGATACTGGGAATAAGTGCATCTATCACTCCGCTATCTCTGGGAAATATCTTACCCAGTGATATGCTGGTACTTATAGGAGCTTCATTATTACTCTTTATAACCGCATTCACATTTAAAAAACGTCAGATAGACCGGATAGAAGGAATTCTGTTCATTTTATTATACATAGGTTATATCTATTGGTTACTGAAACGATAA
- the hisS gene encoding histidine--tRNA ligase — protein MATKPGIPKGTRDFSPVEMAKRNYIFNTISDVFRLYGFQQIETPAMENLSTLMGKYGDEGDKLLFKVLNSGDCMSGISDADLKECTPNQFAAKLCEKGLRYDLTVPFARFVVMHRNEINFPFKRYQIQPVWRADRPQKGRYREFYQCDADVVGSDSLLNEVELLQLIDEVFSRLKVRVSIRLNNRKILSGIAEIIGAPEKIVDITVAIDKLDKIGLENVNEELRSKEIPEVAIEALQPIIMLQGSNEEKIETLRKVLSASEIGMKGVDELSFILDKLKRNPLRSELELDLTLARGLNYYTGAIMEVKALDVPMGSITGGGRYDNLTGVFGMPGVSGVGISFGADRIFDVLNQLELYPADSLLTTQVMFVNFGETESDCCLEYLSRLRSAGIRAELYPEAAKMKKQMGYADSKGIAYVALVGETEMAEGKINLKNMHTGEQVLLTPEEVIAHIK, from the coding sequence ATGGCAACAAAACCGGGCATACCCAAAGGTACGCGGGACTTTTCCCCTGTGGAGATGGCTAAGCGCAACTACATCTTTAATACGATAAGCGATGTTTTCCGTTTGTATGGATTTCAGCAGATAGAGACTCCAGCTATGGAAAATCTTTCTACATTGATGGGGAAATATGGTGATGAAGGAGATAAATTACTTTTCAAGGTATTGAATTCCGGAGATTGTATGTCTGGTATAAGCGATGCGGATTTGAAAGAGTGTACTCCTAACCAATTTGCTGCAAAGTTATGTGAAAAGGGGCTGCGTTATGACCTGACGGTTCCTTTCGCCCGTTTTGTAGTGATGCACCGTAATGAAATAAATTTTCCGTTTAAACGTTATCAGATCCAGCCTGTATGGAGAGCCGACCGGCCTCAGAAAGGACGTTACCGGGAGTTTTATCAATGTGACGCCGATGTAGTAGGTTCCGATTCATTGTTAAACGAAGTGGAATTGCTGCAGCTTATCGATGAAGTTTTCTCCCGTTTGAAAGTACGCGTCAGCATTAGACTGAATAATCGTAAGATATTAAGCGGAATAGCCGAAATTATAGGAGCTCCTGAAAAGATCGTGGATATAACAGTTGCTATAGATAAACTGGATAAGATAGGACTGGAAAATGTAAATGAGGAGTTGCGGTCAAAAGAGATACCGGAGGTTGCGATTGAAGCTTTGCAGCCTATCATTATGCTGCAGGGAAGTAATGAGGAGAAAATTGAAACATTACGGAAAGTCCTGTCTGCATCCGAAATAGGTATGAAAGGGGTAGACGAGCTGAGTTTTATTCTTGATAAATTGAAAAGAAATCCTTTGCGTTCGGAGTTGGAACTTGATCTTACTTTGGCACGGGGACTGAATTATTATACCGGAGCTATTATGGAAGTGAAAGCTCTGGATGTGCCTATGGGCAGTATCACGGGTGGAGGACGTTATGATAATCTCACCGGAGTGTTCGGCATGCCGGGTGTATCTGGAGTCGGAATATCCTTTGGCGCTGACCGAATTTTCGATGTTTTGAATCAGTTGGAACTATATCCGGCAGATTCTTTACTGACGACTCAGGTCATGTTTGTTAATTTTGGAGAGACCGAGAGCGATTGTTGCCTGGAATATTTGTCTCGTTTACGTTCTGCCGGAATACGTGCCGAGTTATATCCTGAGGCTGCTAAAATGAAAAAACAGATGGGATATGCGGATAGTAAGGGAATTGCTTATGTTGCCCTGGTAGGTGAAACAGAGATGGCCGAAGGTAAGATCAATTTGAAAAATATGCATACGGGCGAACAAGTGTTACTTACGCCTGAAGAAGTTATCGCCCATATCAAGTGA
- the pta gene encoding phosphate acetyltransferase, with product MELINELIARAKANKQRIVLPEGTEERTLKAADRLLADEVADLILIGNPDEIKALANEYGLKHIKKACIVDPKNNEKKDTYATLMYELRKNKGVTLEKAYEFVEDPLFLGCLMIKNGDADGEVAGARNTTGNVLRSAFQIVKTAPGVSVVSGAFLMFLPKKEYGDDGLMIFADCAVLPNPNAQELAQIAVSTAKTARDIAGIEPRIAMLSFSTKGSASHEMVDKVREATRIAKEMEPDLKIDGEMQTDAAIVPLVGASKAPGSEIAGHANVLVFPSLEVGNIAYKLVQRLAGADAVGPILQGIAAPVNDLSRGCSVDDIYKMVAITCNQSISLKK from the coding sequence ATGGAGTTAATAAATGAACTTATAGCGCGTGCAAAAGCTAATAAACAGCGCATTGTTCTTCCTGAAGGTACAGAAGAACGTACGCTCAAGGCCGCGGACCGTTTGCTGGCCGATGAAGTGGCCGATCTTATCCTTATAGGCAATCCGGATGAGATTAAAGCATTGGCGAATGAATATGGTTTGAAACATATTAAAAAGGCCTGCATAGTAGATCCTAAAAATAATGAGAAGAAAGATACTTATGCTACTCTAATGTATGAGCTGCGTAAGAATAAAGGCGTGACTCTGGAAAAAGCTTATGAATTTGTTGAAGATCCTTTATTTCTGGGCTGCCTTATGATAAAGAACGGTGATGCGGACGGAGAGGTGGCCGGCGCGAGAAATACGACGGGTAATGTGCTGCGTTCGGCTTTTCAGATTGTTAAGACCGCTCCTGGCGTGAGTGTGGTTTCCGGAGCATTTTTGATGTTCCTGCCCAAGAAAGAATACGGGGATGACGGATTGATGATTTTTGCCGATTGTGCAGTGTTGCCTAATCCAAATGCACAGGAATTGGCACAGATAGCCGTGTCTACAGCCAAGACTGCGCGTGATATAGCCGGAATAGAACCTCGTATAGCGATGTTAAGTTTTTCGACTAAGGGAAGTGCCTCTCATGAAATGGTGGATAAGGTAAGAGAAGCTACCCGTATAGCAAAGGAGATGGAACCGGATTTGAAGATTGACGGTGAGATGCAGACCGATGCGGCTATTGTTCCTTTGGTCGGAGCCAGTAAAGCACCCGGAAGCGAGATAGCGGGACACGCCAATGTTTTGGTATTTCCGTCTTTGGAAGTTGGTAATATCGCTTATAAACTGGTACAAAGGCTGGCAGGTGCCGATGCCGTGGGGCCTATCTTACAAGGTATTGCAGCTCCTGTGAACGATTTGTCCCGTGGCTGCAGTGTTGATGATATTTATAAAATGGTTGCGATCACCTGTAACCAGTCAATCAGCCTTAAAAAATAA
- a CDS encoding acetate kinase, which yields MKVLVLNCGSSSIKYKLFDTDTKAVLAQGGIEKIGLQGSFLKITLPNGEKVILEKNIPEHTVGIQFILETLTGKEYGCLTSLNEIDAVGHRVVHGGEKFNSSVLITKEVKDMIIECYDIAPLHNPANMKGIEAVEAILPDIPQVGVFDTAFHQTMPKHAYMYGLPYELYEKYAIRRYGFHGTSHRYVSRRACEFLGLPYEKQRIITCHIGNGGSITAIKDGVSIDTSMGLTPVEGLLMGTRSGDVDAGALTFIMEKEGLNAEELSVMLNKKSGVLGVSGVSSDMREIESAVKSGNERAKMALSMYNYRILKYVGAYIAALGGVDIVVFTGGVGENQAGTRSYVCDGLSYMGVKIDHELNDKIRGEEAELSTPESKVRIVVIPTDEEFMIASDTETVLMDRK from the coding sequence ATGAAAGTGCTTGTATTGAACTGCGGTTCATCTTCAATTAAATATAAACTTTTCGATACGGATACAAAAGCCGTTCTGGCGCAAGGTGGTATTGAAAAAATAGGATTGCAGGGTTCTTTTCTTAAAATTACTTTGCCTAACGGGGAAAAGGTGATATTGGAAAAGAATATACCGGAGCATACTGTAGGTATCCAGTTTATTTTGGAAACTTTAACAGGAAAAGAATATGGTTGTCTTACTTCGCTCAACGAGATAGATGCCGTAGGTCACAGGGTAGTGCACGGAGGCGAGAAATTTAATAGTTCCGTGCTTATTACGAAAGAGGTGAAAGATATGATTATAGAATGTTACGATATCGCGCCTTTGCATAATCCTGCTAATATGAAGGGAATTGAAGCTGTAGAAGCTATTCTTCCGGATATTCCTCAGGTAGGTGTTTTCGATACGGCTTTTCATCAGACAATGCCTAAGCATGCTTATATGTACGGTCTTCCTTATGAACTGTATGAGAAATATGCGATACGTCGTTACGGATTCCATGGAACCAGCCACCGTTATGTTTCCCGCAGGGCTTGTGAATTTTTAGGTTTACCTTATGAAAAACAACGTATTATTACTTGCCATATAGGTAACGGAGGTTCTATCACGGCGATAAAGGACGGTGTTTCGATCGATACGTCTATGGGACTGACTCCGGTCGAAGGATTGCTTATGGGTACGCGTTCGGGTGACGTAGATGCCGGTGCTCTTACATTTATTATGGAGAAGGAGGGCCTTAATGCTGAAGAGCTTTCTGTTATGTTAAACAAGAAAAGCGGCGTGTTGGGTGTTTCGGGTGTTTCGAGCGATATGCGAGAAATAGAATCTGCTGTTAAGTCTGGAAACGAACGGGCTAAAATGGCATTATCTATGTATAACTATCGTATTCTTAAATATGTGGGGGCTTATATCGCTGCACTCGGAGGCGTTGATATTGTCGTGTTTACGGGAGGTGTAGGAGAAAATCAGGCCGGTACACGTTCTTATGTTTGTGACGGCTTGTCCTATATGGGTGTCAAAATAGACCATGAGCTTAATGATAAAATACGTGGAGAAGAAGCCGAATTATCCACTCCCGAATCTAAAGTTCGAATTGTCGTTATTCCCACCGATGAAGAATTTATGATCGCCTCTGATACTGAGACTGTATTGATGGATCGTAAATAA
- a CDS encoding START-like domain-containing protein: MKKEKFVVEYNLKSVSLPLLWTYIGTVNGLADWFADDVKSDGKIFTFYWNKTPQQAQQTAIRAGNYIRFRWMEDDPNEKTFFELRIAASELTNDTVLSITDFAAAEDISDSKELWDHQVDSLRRKLGV; encoded by the coding sequence ATGAAAAAGGAAAAATTTGTTGTGGAATATAATTTGAAGAGCGTATCACTTCCTCTTTTATGGACCTATATAGGTACGGTAAACGGACTAGCGGACTGGTTTGCCGACGATGTAAAAAGCGATGGCAAAATATTCACGTTCTACTGGAATAAAACACCCCAACAAGCACAGCAAACGGCGATTCGGGCAGGTAATTATATCAGGTTCCGGTGGATGGAAGATGATCCTAATGAAAAAACTTTTTTCGAACTACGTATCGCAGCATCCGAACTTACAAACGATACCGTTCTTTCTATCACCGATTTTGCCGCCGCCGAAGATATTTCAGACAGTAAAGAATTGTGGGACCATCAAGTCGATTCTTTGCGGCGCAAATTAGGTGTATAA